In Oncorhynchus tshawytscha isolate Ot180627B linkage group LG23, Otsh_v2.0, whole genome shotgun sequence, the following proteins share a genomic window:
- the tnfaip8l2b gene encoding tumor necrosis factor, alpha-induced protein 8-like protein 2 B, with product MESFSSKDMAMQAQKKILSHMANKSVVHMFIDDTSSEILDELYRVSKEYSGNRSEAQKVVKDLIKIAVKIGVLFRHNRFSPEELSLAQDFKKKLHQGAMTAISFYEVEFTFDKTVMSEILTECRDLLLKLVDSHLTPKSHGRINHVFNHYSDPELLTQLYNPDGPFKPNLTKICTGLNCLLEEGTL from the exons ATGGAGTCATTCAGCTCCAAGGATATGGCCATGCAGGCCCAGAAGAAGATCCTCAGCCACATGGCCAACAAGTCTGTGGTCCATATGTTCATAGACGACACCAGCAGTGAGATCCTAGACGAGCTCTACCGTGTTTCCAAAGAGTATTCAGGTAACCGCTCAGAGGCCCAGAAGGTGGTGAAGGACCTGATCAAGATAGCAGTGAAGATTGGCGTGCTGTTCAGACACAACCGTTTCAGCCCAGAGGAGCTGAGTCTGGCCCAGGACTTCAAGAAGAAGCTGCATCAAGGAGCCATGACAGCCATCAGCTTCTATGAG GTGGAATTCACCTTTGACAAGACAGTAATGTCGGAGATCCTGACAGAATGCAGAGATCTGTTGTTGAAGCTAGTAGACTCCCACCTCACACCCAAATCCCATGGTCGCATCAACCACGTATTCAACCATTACTCCGATCCAGAGCTTCTGACCCAGCTGTACAACCCCGATGGACCCTTTAAACCCAACCTCACCAAAATCTGCACCGGCCTCAACTGTCTGCTGGAGGAGGGGACGTTATGA